In Peromyscus leucopus breed LL Stock chromosome 11, UCI_PerLeu_2.1, whole genome shotgun sequence, a genomic segment contains:
- the Ppwd1 gene encoding peptidylprolyl isomerase domain and WD repeat-containing protein 1 isoform X2 yields MSAVTCTEMLSRMWYAPRQILLSLPVMINMLKLGYFPGQCEWIYCPGDAISSVAASEKSTGKIFIYDGRGDNQPLHIFDKLHVSPLTQIRLNPVYKAVVSSDKSGMIEYWTGPPHEYKFPKNVNWEYKTDTDLYEFAKCKAYPTSICFSPDGKKIATIGSDRKVRIFRFLTGKLMRVFDESLSMFTELQQMRQQLPDMEFGRRMAVERELEKVDAVRLINIVFDETGHFVLYGTMLGIKVINVETNRCVRILGKQENIRVMQLALFQGIAKKHRAATTIEMKASENPVLQNVQADPTIVCTSFKKNRFYMFTKREPEDTKSADSDRDVFNEKPSKEEVMAATQAEGPKRVSDSAIVHTSMGDIHIKLFPVECPKTVENFCVHSRNGYYNGHTFHRIIKGFMIQTGDPTGTGMGGESIWGGEFEDEFHSTLRHDRPYTLSMANAGSNTNGSQFFITVVPTPWLDNKHTVFGRVTKGMEVVQRISNVKVNPKTDKPYEDVSIINITVK; encoded by the exons ATGAGCGCAGTTACATGCACAGAGATGTTATCACGCATGTGGTATGCACCAA gACAGATTTTATTATCACTGCCAGTC ATGATCAATATGCTGAAGCTTGG CTATTTTCCTGGACAATGTGAGTGGATATATTGCCCAGGAGATGCTATATCTTCAGTTGCTGCTTCTGAGAAGAGTACaggaaaaattttcatttatgatGGTCGGGGAGATAACCAGCCACTTCATATTTTTGACAAACTCCATGTATCGCCTCTTACTCAAATAAGACTAAACCCAGTTTATAAAGCAGTAGTATCTTCAGACAAATCTGGAATGATCGAGTACTGGACTGGACCTCCTCATGAATACAAGTTCCCTAAAAATGTGAACTGGGAGTATAAAACTGATACAGATTTATATGAATTTGCCAAGTGTAAGGCTTATCCAACCAGCATATGCTTTTCACCTGATGGAAAGAAAATAGCAACCATTGGATCAGATAGAAAAGTTAGAATTTTCAGGTTTTTAACTGGAAAACTCATGAGAGTCTTTGATGAATCATTAAGT ATGTTTACTGAACTGCAGCAGATGAGGCAACAACTCCCAGACATGGAATTTGGCCGACGAATGGCTGTAGAACGTGAGCTGGAGAAGGTGGATGCTGTAAGATTAATTAATATCGTTTTTGATGAAACTGGACACTTCGTGCTATATGGAACAATGCTGGGCATTAAAGTTATAAATGTAGAAACAAATCG GTGTGTGCGGATCTTAGGGAAGCAAGAAAATATTAGAGTGATGCAGCTGGCTTTGTTTCAGGGAATAGCCAAAAAGCACCGAGCTGCAACTACTATAGAGATGAAAGCTTCTGAAAACCCTGTTCTTCAGAATGTTCAAGCGGACCCAACAATAGTCTGCACGTCTTTCAAAAAAAACCGATTTTATATG tttACCAAACGAGAACCAGAAGATACCAAAAGTGCAGATTCTGACCGAGATGTTTTTAATGAGAAGCCTTCTAAAGAAGAAGTCATGGCAGCTACTCAAGCTGAAGGACCAAAACGAGTTTCGGATAGTGCCATTGTCCACACAAGCATGGGGGACATTCACATCAAACTTTTTCCTGTTGA GTGTCCCAAGACGGTGGAAAACTTCTGTGTTCACAGCAGAAATGGTTATTACAATGGGCATACATTTCACCGTATCATTAAG GGCTTCATGATTCAGACAGGAGATCCAACAGGTACTGGTATGGGAGGAGAAAGCATATGGGGAGGAGAGTTTGAAGATGAATTTCACTCAACATTACGACATGACAGACCATACACACTCAGCATGGCCAATGCTGGATCAAATACTAATGGATCCCAGTTTTTCATAACGGTAGTACCGACG CCCTGGCTTGATAATAAGCATACCGTATTTGGACGAGTGACTAAAGGAATGGAGGTTGTCCAGAGGATTTCCAATGTTAAAGTCAATCCCAAAACAGATAAGCCTTACGAGGACGTCAGCATCATAAATATCACTGTCAAGTAA
- the Ppwd1 gene encoding peptidylprolyl isomerase domain and WD repeat-containing protein 1 isoform X1 yields the protein MAAESGSDSQLRRRRRRDPEEREKTEPSQRELAMAVAGSEENEDENEERWVGPLPVEATLAKKRKVLEFERVYLDNLPSASMYERSYMHRDVITHVVCTKTDFIITASHDGHVKFWKKIEEGIEFVKHFRSHLGIIESIAVSSEGALFCSVGDDKAMKVFDVVNFDMINMLKLGYFPGQCEWIYCPGDAISSVAASEKSTGKIFIYDGRGDNQPLHIFDKLHVSPLTQIRLNPVYKAVVSSDKSGMIEYWTGPPHEYKFPKNVNWEYKTDTDLYEFAKCKAYPTSICFSPDGKKIATIGSDRKVRIFRFLTGKLMRVFDESLSMFTELQQMRQQLPDMEFGRRMAVERELEKVDAVRLINIVFDETGHFVLYGTMLGIKVINVETNRCVRILGKQENIRVMQLALFQGIAKKHRAATTIEMKASENPVLQNVQADPTIVCTSFKKNRFYMFTKREPEDTKSADSDRDVFNEKPSKEEVMAATQAEGPKRVSDSAIVHTSMGDIHIKLFPVECPKTVENFCVHSRNGYYNGHTFHRIIKGFMIQTGDPTGTGMGGESIWGGEFEDEFHSTLRHDRPYTLSMANAGSNTNGSQFFITVVPTPWLDNKHTVFGRVTKGMEVVQRISNVKVNPKTDKPYEDVSIINITVK from the exons TTCTAGAGTTTGAAAGAGTGTATCTTGATAATCTCCCCAGTGCATCCATGTATGAGCGCAGTTACATGCACAGAGATGTTATCACGCATGTGGTATGCACCAA gACAGATTTTATTATCACTGCCAGTCATGATGGACATGTTaagttttggaaaaaaatagaagaaggaaTTGAGTTTGTTAAACATTTTCGTAGTCATCTTG gaataaTTGAGAGTATTGCAGTTAGCTCTGAGGGAGCATTGTTCTGTTCTGTGGGTGATGATAAAGCAATGAAGGTGTTTGATGTAGTGAACTTTGACATGATCAATATGCTGAAGCTTGG CTATTTTCCTGGACAATGTGAGTGGATATATTGCCCAGGAGATGCTATATCTTCAGTTGCTGCTTCTGAGAAGAGTACaggaaaaattttcatttatgatGGTCGGGGAGATAACCAGCCACTTCATATTTTTGACAAACTCCATGTATCGCCTCTTACTCAAATAAGACTAAACCCAGTTTATAAAGCAGTAGTATCTTCAGACAAATCTGGAATGATCGAGTACTGGACTGGACCTCCTCATGAATACAAGTTCCCTAAAAATGTGAACTGGGAGTATAAAACTGATACAGATTTATATGAATTTGCCAAGTGTAAGGCTTATCCAACCAGCATATGCTTTTCACCTGATGGAAAGAAAATAGCAACCATTGGATCAGATAGAAAAGTTAGAATTTTCAGGTTTTTAACTGGAAAACTCATGAGAGTCTTTGATGAATCATTAAGT ATGTTTACTGAACTGCAGCAGATGAGGCAACAACTCCCAGACATGGAATTTGGCCGACGAATGGCTGTAGAACGTGAGCTGGAGAAGGTGGATGCTGTAAGATTAATTAATATCGTTTTTGATGAAACTGGACACTTCGTGCTATATGGAACAATGCTGGGCATTAAAGTTATAAATGTAGAAACAAATCG GTGTGTGCGGATCTTAGGGAAGCAAGAAAATATTAGAGTGATGCAGCTGGCTTTGTTTCAGGGAATAGCCAAAAAGCACCGAGCTGCAACTACTATAGAGATGAAAGCTTCTGAAAACCCTGTTCTTCAGAATGTTCAAGCGGACCCAACAATAGTCTGCACGTCTTTCAAAAAAAACCGATTTTATATG tttACCAAACGAGAACCAGAAGATACCAAAAGTGCAGATTCTGACCGAGATGTTTTTAATGAGAAGCCTTCTAAAGAAGAAGTCATGGCAGCTACTCAAGCTGAAGGACCAAAACGAGTTTCGGATAGTGCCATTGTCCACACAAGCATGGGGGACATTCACATCAAACTTTTTCCTGTTGA GTGTCCCAAGACGGTGGAAAACTTCTGTGTTCACAGCAGAAATGGTTATTACAATGGGCATACATTTCACCGTATCATTAAG GGCTTCATGATTCAGACAGGAGATCCAACAGGTACTGGTATGGGAGGAGAAAGCATATGGGGAGGAGAGTTTGAAGATGAATTTCACTCAACATTACGACATGACAGACCATACACACTCAGCATGGCCAATGCTGGATCAAATACTAATGGATCCCAGTTTTTCATAACGGTAGTACCGACG CCCTGGCTTGATAATAAGCATACCGTATTTGGACGAGTGACTAAAGGAATGGAGGTTGTCCAGAGGATTTCCAATGTTAAAGTCAATCCCAAAACAGATAAGCCTTACGAGGACGTCAGCATCATAAATATCACTGTCAAGTAA